AGCGGGGCGGGGAGGCGCCAGCTGTCGAGATGAGGTGAGGTGTGGGCGGGGAGCATGGTGGTGTCAGCGTCCGGCCCACTCCGGCGCGCGCTTCTCGACGAAGGCGCGCACGCCTTCGCGGCCGTCCTCGGTGTCGAAGAGTGCAAGAAGGAGCTCCCGCTCACGGTCGAACCCGGCTGACGCGCCGGAGTGCGGATCGACGGCGAGGGTGATCGCGTTCTTGGCGGCGCTCGCCGCGAGCGGAGCGGTCGTCGCGAGGCGTCCGACGATGTCGGCGACAACGGTCTCGAGCTCGACGGCGTCGGCGACGACGGCGCTGACCAGCCCGGCGTCGCGTAGCTCGCCGGCGGAGAACGTCTCGCTCAGCAGAACGGCGCGCTTGGCGCGATTCGCCCCGACATGCAGCGCGAGCCGCTGGGTGCCTCCCCAGCCGGGGATGAGGCCCAGGCGCAGTTCGGGCAGGCCGAAGCGCGCCGACTCCACACTCAGCACGATGTCCGCGGCGAGCACGAGCTCGAAGCCACCGCCGAGTGCGGTGCCGTTGACGGCCGCGACGATCACGACGGGGGACTGTGTGAGTCGCGTGCACAGCCAGCGGGCGCTGTCCGTGAAGAGGCGCAGCGCCGCCGGATCGTCTGCGGCGTCGCGGTAGCCGGCGATGTCGGCACCGGCGCAGAACAGTGAGCCCTCGGCCGTGAGTACCAGGACGCTCGCGTCCGCCGCCTCGGCCTCGTCGAGTGCGGCGTGCAGGCCGTTGATCATCTCGGATGTCAGCGCATTGCGCTTGTCGGCGCGGGTGAGGGTGACACGCCACACCGAGTCGGACGATTCGACCGTGATGCTGCTCATGAGACGATCTTTCGTTGAAAGTGCTGCGCGATGGACTCGTCGGAATGCCCCAGATCGGCGAGGATCTCGCGGGTGTGTGCGCCGAGCGTCGGAGGAACGGTGCGTACGCCGGGACGCGATCCGCCGTACATCACCGGGTGCTTGAGCACACGCACGCGACCGGCCGCCTCGTCGTCGAACTCGTCGAAGGAGTCGTTGAAGGCCACCTGCGGGTCTGCCAGCACCTCGGCGTAGGAGTTGACAGGGGCGAACCACATCCGCGCGGCCGTGAACGTCTCGGTCCAGTCGGCGCCTGTCCGCGTGCGCATGTGGGTCGCGACCCGCGCGTTCACGTCTTCCCGTGCGTCGTAGGGTTCGCGGTGCTCGGCGGTGAACCAGGGGTCCTCGAAGACCGCCTCGAGGGCCGCGGGCGAGGTGAGCGAGATGCACAGGTGCCCGTCGGATGTTGCGAAGACGCCGTAGGGGGCGGTGTAGTACATCGACGAGACGCCGTTCTCGGATCGCGCGCCCGTCCAACCGTTCAACGCGTAGGTGAGCGGCTCGATCTGCAGGTCGAGGGCGGCGTTGAGCAGGTTGCTCTCCACGAGCGTGCCGCGCCCGGTGCGCGCCCTGCCGTGCAGTGCGGCGAGAATCCCGAAGGCTCCGAGCACTCCCGCATGCTGGTCCACGATGCTCGCTCCTGCCGGTGTCGGTGGTGCGCCGGCCCCGCCGGTGGCGCCAGCCAATCCGGACAGCGCCTGCACCAGCACGTCCTGCCCCGGGCGGTCCCGGTAGGGCCCGTCGGAGCCGTAGCCCGACAGCGACGCGTAGACGATACCCGGGTTGAATGCGGCGACATCCTCATAGCCGAACCCGAGCCGGTCCAGGGTGCCGGGGCGGAAACTCTCGATCAGGACATCGGCACTTTCGAGCAGCTCGCGCACGAGCGGTGCCGCATCCGGATGCTTGAGATCGATGGCCATGCTGCGCACGTTGCGATTGCCCAGCGCGAAGAACGGGCTGTATCCGTTGAGCGAGCGGTTGGGGGCGCTCCACGAGCGCTCGAATGCTCCGGTGTGCGGCTCGATCTTGATGACCTCAGCGCCGAGGTCGGCGAGTAGCTGACTCGCCGAGGGGCCCTGTAGGAAGTGCGTGAAGCTCACGACGCGGATTCCGGTCAGCATGCCGACCGCGGGGGAGGCGGACTTCTGCTCAGAAGATGCCATTGCGCACCTCGAACTTGCTCGGCTTGCCGTAGAGAGGCTTCTCGTTCTCGACCCATTCGGCGATCCAGCGCAGCATCGGCTCGAGAGTGACGGTGGGGTTGCCGAGAAGGTCAGCCGCCTGGTCGCAGTTCACGAAAAGGAGGTGATCGGACTCCGTACCTTCGAAGATCGGGTCGATGTCGAACAGCTGCCCGAAGCGCTCGGCGACGTGCCGCACGCTGACACACTCGGGCCCCCCGATGTTGATAGGGGTCGCCGGGGTTTCTACATGACGGAGCAGCCGCGCGAAGTGGTTGATGGCATCGCCCTGCCACTGCACGTTCACGTTGCCGGTCGCGAGCGGAATGGGGGTGCGGGTGCGCACCCAGCTCGCGATCTCCTGCAGGGCGCCGTAGCGCATGTCGACGGCGTACACGAAGCGCACGAGGCGACCCGGCGTGCCGTGAAGACCGCTGAAGTACTGGAACGTGCGCTCACGACCGACGACCGAGTTGGCGTACTCACCGGGGCGCGCGACGGGTGGTGTGCGCTCGTCGACACCACCGCGGCGGGGATCGGACCAGGGGTAGACGTGAATGGTCGACAGCGCCACGATGCGCGAATCGCGGAAGGTGTCGGCGACGATCGCGGGGGCGAGCGTGTTCATCGCCCAGAGGAAGTCCTCGCGACCCCGATAGTCGAACTTCAGGCCCGCCATGTAGATGATGTTCGCGACGCGGGGCAGCTTCTCGACAGCCGCGCGATCCAGGAGGTCGCAGCGGATGGTCTCGACGCCGTGGGCGCGCAGGTTCTCCTCGCTTCCCGATTCCGAGAACCGGGAGACGCCGATGACGCGTTTACCGGGGGCGGCCGCCTTGATCATGCGGGCGAGCGAGATGCCCATCTTCCCGGCGACGCCGAGGATCATCACGTCGCCGTCCAAGGCAGCGAGGTCGGCGACGGTCTCTGCCGTCGGCAGTGACATGAAGTCGTCGAGATGGTCGGCATCCCGGAAGAACTCGGGCAGAGAGTCCCGGGTCAGCAGGTTCTGGGTGGTGGTGGTCATATTCGTCCTTGAATGTCAGGTCAGCCAGCGGGAGAGGTTCGAGGCGACGAAGTCGTCGTCGGAGAGATCCGGATGCTCCGCGTACACGCGATCGATCTCCGCGAGCTGACCGGGGGAAAGCGCTTCGGCCGGGTCGAGGCACCAGATGCCCTCAAGCAACCCCTGGCGGCGGAGCACTTCCATGCATCCGGGAATGCACCCGGCGAAGTCGTTGCGGGCGTCATAGATCGCCCCGTTCGCGTCGGTCACTCGCGAGTCGAGTGCGAGGGCGTCAGCCGGCACCAGGTCTCCGGATGCCGCGTCACGGAGCCACTCGGACTGTTCGACCGCGCGCCGGGTCCAGACGCTCCAGTGTCCGAGGAGTCCTCCTCGGACCTGCATCCGCACGAGCTCTCCGTCTCGGGGGATGTCGAAAGGGGCGAGCAGATCGAGCACGATGTGGTCGTCATTGCCGGTGAACAGTGTGATGTGTTCCTCAGCGCGTGCATGCACCACGCCCCGCACGATGTCGATCGTGCGATAGCGGTTGAACGGCGCCATCTTGATCGCCACCACTTGCGGAATCTCCGCGAACGCGCGCCAGAAGTCGAACGACAGGTGGAACCCGCCGACCTCGGGGAGCAGCGCGAACCCGATCACAGGTGCGACCTCGGCGACGGCGCGGCAATGGGCCAGAACCTCGGACTCCTCGGCGTCGCGCCATGATGCGACGTTGAGGAGCACCGCGTGATAGCCCGAGGCAATGGCGAGCTCGGCTTCCGCGACCGCCTGCGCCGTGTCGCCGATGACGCCTGCGATGAGCACGGGCTCGCGCTCGGCGTGCTCGGCGGCGGCTTCCGCGCTGATGCGGAGCACGTCGGGGAAGAGCCCCGCGTCGCGGATGCCGAACTGTGTCGTGTGCACGCCGACGGCGAGTCCGTTCGATCCGGCGTCGAGGTAGTAGCGGCTGAGCGCGCGCTGGCGACGCTCGTCGAGCTGCCGATCTGCGGACAGGGCGAGGGGGTGCGCGGGGATCACTCCGCCGCGTGCGAGGAGCCGTCGCGCGTGATCGACGCGATCATCCATCGAGGTCATGCGGCCTCCTGGGAGAGAAAACGATTGTTCATTGCGGACGAGAGAGTGCGGTGATCGGTCATCTCAGATCAGGCCATCGGTGGCTGTCGCGGAGGTGAGCGGAGGGAGGGCGGAGACGTTGAGAAGAGGCGTGAGGCCGAACGGGGCGGTGAGCACCGACTCCGTCGCGACGCGTCCGTCGCGGATGCGCAGGCGAACGCGGCCCTCGAGCTCCTCGTAGAGGTCCGGATGTGCCGCAGCAGCGCGATCGTCTGTGTCGGGACCGAGGCCGGCAAGGCGACCGAAGTAGTGGTGTCCGTTGCGTTCGATGTGAGTCATCCCGAGAGTTGCCGCGACCACGAGGTCCTGCGGGACTGTCAGGGGAGGGAGAGTGGCGAGATCCTCCGCGGTGAACACGGTCGGGCGCTCTGCGCCGCGCGCGTCGACCAGCGCAGCGTTCGCGATGCCGCGGAACACACCCTTGCACCCCTTGTAGGTGCCGCCGGCATAGCCGAGGTCCATCGCCAGGCGCACGGAGTCCACGTCGGCATCGGATTCATCGATGATCACGGGAACGGATGCGGCGCGCAGTGTCCGCCCGACCTCGTCGCTCAGGGCGACGGTGCGGGCGAACGGCTGTTCGACGGCAATGAGGTCGCGAGTGAGCGCGCCTTCGAGTTCACGGTCCTCGGAGAGAGCGCCCCACCAGTCGGTGAACTGAGCCGCCTGCGTCATCGCCTCGTTGCCGTCGATCGTGAATCGCGGTGTCACGCCGGCTTCCCTGGAGAGGGCGAGGATGCGATGCAGACGCTCGATGTCTTCTCCGGCCTCACCGCGGGTCTTGATCTTCAGGTGGGTCAGTCCGTAGTGCCGGAGCGATGCCTGCAGGCTCACCGGCAGATGGTCGGGAGCATCATGTACGTCCGCATCGGTGAGCGGGTCGCCGAGGCCGACCGTGTGACGCACGAAGAGGTGCGTTGATGGCGCGGGGGCGAAGCGATGCCCGTGAAGTTCCGGGTGGATGATCTGGGACTGCAGGCCCAGGAGCCCGCTTCGGAGAGCGTCGGCGAACGGGGTCTCCTCGAGCCGGCAGATCGCGTCGATCACGGCACGCTCGACCAGGGCTGTGCCAAGACCGCTGAGCAGCCCGGGGATGCCCTGCGCTTGTCCCCAGTCGCTCTGTGCACGGTCGAGCTCGCGCCAGAGTTGAAAGGCATCCGGCGCAGACATGCCCTCTGCGACGCCCGCCGCGTGCAGGATGACGTCGACCATGACGGCCAGGTCGTCAGCGTAGGGCGAATCCGGATCCTTCGTGAACCACTTCGGCGGGAGTTGCTCGGCGGCTAGACCGCGCGAGCGCCTGCCGTCGCGGACGATCTCGACCTCGACGACGGCATGCGGCGCGCGTGTCATCTCCGCGATCCCGTAGCGGAACGGGATGCGGGTGTCGGTTTGCGTCACGCGCGGGGTGACCCTGACGATTCGGTACAAGTCAACTCCAGTGTTGGTTGACGCGACTCTATCGAAGCACAAACGATTGTGCAAGGTGCGCACTCCGAACATTCCTTGGGCGTGGTGTCACGCAAGGCGTCGTCGCTTGGTTCCGGAGGACTTCGCTCCGTAGGGTCGAATGATGACCGCGCCTGATTGGACCCCGCATCGTAGAGACGACGGTGAGCTACTGGGGTGGATTCATCCGAACGGCGAGCACTGGACCGCGGTCGACGTGCTGGGCCGCGCGGTCTCCGGCGCTGTTGAATGGCTCGATGCCGAGGCAGTCCTGGAGGAGCACGGCATCGCCTGGCTCGCGGACGCCTGGATGCTGGAGGGTGAGGCCGATCGGCCGTTGCGCGTGCGCATCGTCGAGGTCACGCCGACAGCGAATGGTCGTGCGGGGCGCATCGTCGTCAAGGTCGACGACTTCGGCGATACGAGCCGGCCGGCCACCGCGCCGTACGTCCTGGAGTGGCCGCTTCCGTCGCGCCTGCGTCCGCCGCATGCCGGCGATCCGGACCCCCGGGTGCTCTGAACTCGAAGACGCGGACCCCCGCTCGCTGACGCGGGGCTCGCGGCTACCGCAGTGCGGCGTGCGGCAACGGCTTCGGGCGCGGGATCATCAGCGACAGGACGACGGTGATGACGCCCGCACCGATCGCCAGCCAGAAGCACAGCAGGAACGCCTCGCGAGTCGGAACCATGGCTCCGGCGACCTCGACGCTCATCCCGGCGAGTACCGCGCCCATGACAGCGGATGCGGTCGAGGTGCCGACGGAGCGGAACAGGGCGTTGAGTCCGTTGGAGGCCCCGGTCTCGTCGGCGGGCACCGAGCGCATGATGATCATCGGCATCGCGGCGAACGTGAATCCGATGCCGACGCCGATGAACAGGTTCGCGACCAGGATGTGCCACACCTCGGTCGACCAGATCAGCACGAACACGTAGGCGAGCACGATCGCCGCGGCGCCGACCGTGAAGAGCGGGCGAGGCCCGACGGTGCGCTCCAGCCATCCGGATAGGGGTGAGATCACCATCATCACGAGACCTGCGGGCATGATGACGAGGGCGGCGCCGAGCATGTCGAGGCTGAATCCGCCGCCGAGCTCTTCCGGCATCTCGAGCATCTGCGGGAAGGTCACGTTCGACGCGAAGAGGGCGAAGCCCATCCCGATGCCGGCGATGTTGGTCAACAGCACCGCGGGGCGCGCGGCGACGCGCAGGTCCAGCAGTGGATCCGTCGTGCGCAGCTGATACCAGCCCCACAGCAGCAGCATCCCGATTCCGCCGATCGCGCACCCGAGCGCGAGGGGAGAGGTCCAGCCCCATTCCGCGCCCCGAGAGATGAAGAGCAGGATGCCGCTGAGTCCCGCCGCGAGGCCGATCGCGCCCCGCCAGTCGAGACGCCCGGGTGAACGCAGCACATCTTCGGGAACGACCAGGAACACGAGCACGAGTGACAGCAGACCGAGGCCGGCGCCGAGCCAGAACAGGGCGTGCCAGTCGGCGTTCAGGGCGATGAACGCGGCGAGGGGCATGCCGACAGCGCCGCCGACGCCCATTGTCGCGCTCATGAGAGCGACGGCGGTGCCGAGTCGCTGGGGCGGGAGCACGTCACGCATGATGGCGATGCCCAGCGGGACGACACCGCTGACGGCGCCTTGCAGACCGCGGCCGATGATGACACCGATGATCGAGGTCGACAGCGCGGCGATCGCGGACCCGACGACGAGGGCGAGGAGCAGGGCGATGACGACCCGGCGCTTGCCGTACATGTCACCGAGGCGTCCCGCGATCGGGGTGGCGACCGCGGCGACGAGAAGCGTGATCGTGATGACCCAGGTGGTGTCTTCGCGAGTGGCGTTCAGCAGGCGGGGCAGATCGGCCTGCAGGGGCACCACGAGGGTGAACATGAACGACGAGCACATGCCCATGAAGGCAAGTGCCGCGACGATCGCCCACCGGGGAGGGGTTCGGGAGAGACGATTTCGGGCGCGGGCATCATCTCTCATCGATCCAGGCTATCCCTGCTGGGATGACTCTTCGGCCGCCGCTCGCGAACCTGCACCTTCCGCTGCGGTGCGTGGCTTCAGGCGTGGTGCGGCTCTTCGAGGTGGGGGAGCAGCGCTTCGGAGATGTCGCGCAGCTGCTGCAGCTGCTCTGAACTGAGCGCCTGGGTCACGTAGCGGCAGACCGCCGCGTCGTACGTCTCTTTCGCCGTTGCGTGAGCATCCCGCCCTGCGGTGGTGATGGTGATCTCGAAGCCGCGCCCGTCGTCGGCGCAGCTCTCGCGGGTCAGCAGGCCGCGCTGTTCCATGCGGCGCAGCTGGTGCGAGAGACGGCTCTTCTCCCAGTCAAGCTCGCAGCCGAGTGCCGTCGGTCGCACGGGGCGATCTTCGCGGACGAGCGCGCCGAGGATCTCGTAGTCGGCTTCGGAGAGCCCGGTCGTGGCGAGTTCACGGGCGATGCGCGCGGACAGCCGCTGCCGCATGCGCTGGTAGGACTCCCAGGCCTGCAGGTCGGTGGCGGTTGCGTGCTCCATGCCTCCAGTGTAGTTGATGCATCATCTAGTTCTGCTATCATCGTTGACGTATCAACAAAGCGCGTCGCCCGCGGGCGGCAGGAAGGGAGTGGACGTGCTCACGAAGATCGCCGTCCTCGGTGTCGGACGCGTCGGAGCCGCTGTGGCGCGCACGGCCATCGCCGCGGGCCTCGATGTCACTGTTGCCGGTTCCGGTGCGGCAGAAGACATCGCTCTCCTCGCCGAGATCGTGATCCCTGGCGCGAAGGTCGCCACGGCGGCTGATGCTGTCGCCGATGCCGACCTCGTCGTCGTGGCCGTACCGCTGCACAAGTTCCGCTCTGTCGACCCGGCCATCCTCGCGGGCCGCATCGTGGTCGACGCCATGAACCACTGGGCGCCGATCGACGGGGAGCTTCCCGAGTTCAGCGATCCCGAGGTGGGCACGAGCGAGGTCGTCGCCGCATACTTCGCAGAGGCTCGCATCGTGAAGGCTCTCAACCACATCGGCTACCACGAGCTCGAAGAAGACGCCCGACGTGACAGCGCTGACGGCCGTCGCGCTCTCGCTTACGCCTCGGATGACGCGGAGGCGGCCGCATCCGTCCATGAGCTGCTCGACCGCTTCGGTTTCGATCCGATCTCCGCAGGCCCCCTCGCCGTCGGCATCGCCTTCGAGAGCGGTACCCGCATCTTCACCTCTCGGCTTGACGCCGCGGGCATGCGCCAGGCGCTGTCCGAGGCCGCGGAAGACTCCGCGCTCGCCGCCTGACGATCTCTCAGACCAAAGGAACTCTCATGGAAATCGGTGTCTACAGCTTCGGCGACTCTCAGCGCAACGAGGACGGCTCGCTGCGCAGCACGACCGAGGCGATCACCAACCTCTTCGACGCGATCGTTCATGCCGACCGTGTCGGCGCGGACTTCTTCGGTGTCGGCGAGCACCACACGCTTGAGATGCCCGCCTCGTCTCCGGGCGCGATGATCGCTGCCGCTGCGGCGGCGACGACGCAGATCCGCCTCGGCAGCGCCGTCTCGATCATCAGCACCGACGACCCTGTGCGGGTGTACCAGCAGTTCGCGACGGCATCGGCGATCTCCGGCGGTCGTGTGGAGATCACCGCCGGTCGCGGATCCTCCGTCGAGTCGTTCCCGCTGTTCGGATACGA
The DNA window shown above is from Microbacterium keratanolyticum and carries:
- a CDS encoding MFS transporter, encoding MRDDARARNRLSRTPPRWAIVAALAFMGMCSSFMFTLVVPLQADLPRLLNATREDTTWVITITLLVAAVATPIAGRLGDMYGKRRVVIALLLALVVGSAIAALSTSIIGVIIGRGLQGAVSGVVPLGIAIMRDVLPPQRLGTAVALMSATMGVGGAVGMPLAAFIALNADWHALFWLGAGLGLLSLVLVFLVVPEDVLRSPGRLDWRGAIGLAAGLSGILLFISRGAEWGWTSPLALGCAIGGIGMLLLWGWYQLRTTDPLLDLRVAARPAVLLTNIAGIGMGFALFASNVTFPQMLEMPEELGGGFSLDMLGAALVIMPAGLVMMVISPLSGWLERTVGPRPLFTVGAAAIVLAYVFVLIWSTEVWHILVANLFIGVGIGFTFAAMPMIIMRSVPADETGASNGLNALFRSVGTSTASAVMGAVLAGMSVEVAGAMVPTREAFLLCFWLAIGAGVITVVLSLMIPRPKPLPHAALR
- a CDS encoding enolase-like domain-containing protein, whose amino-acid sequence is MTQTDTRIPFRYGIAEMTRAPHAVVEVEIVRDGRRSRGLAAEQLPPKWFTKDPDSPYADDLAVMVDVILHAAGVAEGMSAPDAFQLWRELDRAQSDWGQAQGIPGLLSGLGTALVERAVIDAICRLEETPFADALRSGLLGLQSQIIHPELHGHRFAPAPSTHLFVRHTVGLGDPLTDADVHDAPDHLPVSLQASLRHYGLTHLKIKTRGEAGEDIERLHRILALSREAGVTPRFTIDGNEAMTQAAQFTDWWGALSEDRELEGALTRDLIAVEQPFARTVALSDEVGRTLRAASVPVIIDESDADVDSVRLAMDLGYAGGTYKGCKGVFRGIANAALVDARGAERPTVFTAEDLATLPPLTVPQDLVVAATLGMTHIERNGHHYFGRLAGLGPDTDDRAAAAHPDLYEELEGRVRLRIRDGRVATESVLTAPFGLTPLLNVSALPPLTSATATDGLI
- a CDS encoding NADPH-dependent F420 reductase; this encodes MLTKIAVLGVGRVGAAVARTAIAAGLDVTVAGSGAAEDIALLAEIVIPGAKVATAADAVADADLVVVAVPLHKFRSVDPAILAGRIVVDAMNHWAPIDGELPEFSDPEVGTSEVVAAYFAEARIVKALNHIGYHELEEDARRDSADGRRALAYASDDAEAAASVHELLDRFGFDPISAGPLAVGIAFESGTRIFTSRLDAAGMRQALSEAAEDSALAA
- a CDS encoding MarR family winged helix-turn-helix transcriptional regulator, giving the protein MEHATATDLQAWESYQRMRQRLSARIARELATTGLSEADYEILGALVREDRPVRPTALGCELDWEKSRLSHQLRRMEQRGLLTRESCADDGRGFEITITTAGRDAHATAKETYDAAVCRYVTQALSSEQLQQLRDISEALLPHLEEPHHA
- a CDS encoding CaiB/BaiF CoA transferase family protein, whose amino-acid sequence is MASSEQKSASPAVGMLTGIRVVSFTHFLQGPSASQLLADLGAEVIKIEPHTGAFERSWSAPNRSLNGYSPFFALGNRNVRSMAIDLKHPDAAPLVRELLESADVLIESFRPGTLDRLGFGYEDVAAFNPGIVYASLSGYGSDGPYRDRPGQDVLVQALSGLAGATGGAGAPPTPAGASIVDQHAGVLGAFGILAALHGRARTGRGTLVESNLLNAALDLQIEPLTYALNGWTGARSENGVSSMYYTAPYGVFATSDGHLCISLTSPAALEAVFEDPWFTAEHREPYDAREDVNARVATHMRTRTGADWTETFTAARMWFAPVNSYAEVLADPQVAFNDSFDEFDDEAAGRVRVLKHPVMYGGSRPGVRTVPPTLGAHTREILADLGHSDESIAQHFQRKIVS
- a CDS encoding dihydrodipicolinate synthase family protein; translation: MTSMDDRVDHARRLLARGGVIPAHPLALSADRQLDERRQRALSRYYLDAGSNGLAVGVHTTQFGIRDAGLFPDVLRISAEAAAEHAEREPVLIAGVIGDTAQAVAEAELAIASGYHAVLLNVASWRDAEESEVLAHCRAVAEVAPVIGFALLPEVGGFHLSFDFWRAFAEIPQVVAIKMAPFNRYRTIDIVRGVVHARAEEHITLFTGNDDHIVLDLLAPFDIPRDGELVRMQVRGGLLGHWSVWTRRAVEQSEWLRDAASGDLVPADALALDSRVTDANGAIYDARNDFAGCIPGCMEVLRRQGLLEGIWCLDPAEALSPGQLAEIDRVYAEHPDLSDDDFVASNLSRWLT
- a CDS encoding enoyl-CoA hydratase/isomerase family protein translates to MSSITVESSDSVWRVTLTRADKRNALTSEMINGLHAALDEAEAADASVLVLTAEGSLFCAGADIAGYRDAADDPAALRLFTDSARWLCTRLTQSPVVIVAAVNGTALGGGFELVLAADIVLSVESARFGLPELRLGLIPGWGGTQRLALHVGANRAKRAVLLSETFSAGELRDAGLVSAVVADAVELETVVADIVGRLATTAPLAASAAKNAITLAVDPHSGASAGFDRERELLLALFDTEDGREGVRAFVEKRAPEWAGR
- a CDS encoding NAD-dependent epimerase/dehydratase family protein produces the protein MTTTTQNLLTRDSLPEFFRDADHLDDFMSLPTAETVADLAALDGDVMILGVAGKMGISLARMIKAAAPGKRVIGVSRFSESGSEENLRAHGVETIRCDLLDRAAVEKLPRVANIIYMAGLKFDYRGREDFLWAMNTLAPAIVADTFRDSRIVALSTIHVYPWSDPRRGGVDERTPPVARPGEYANSVVGRERTFQYFSGLHGTPGRLVRFVYAVDMRYGALQEIASWVRTRTPIPLATGNVNVQWQGDAINHFARLLRHVETPATPINIGGPECVSVRHVAERFGQLFDIDPIFEGTESDHLLFVNCDQAADLLGNPTVTLEPMLRWIAEWVENEKPLYGKPSKFEVRNGIF